TGCTCGTCCTGACCTCGGCCCGGTCCGGGCCGAACAAGGGCTGGCACCCCGAGGTCGTGACGACCGACAGCGTGCTCGACGTCCAGCACATCAAGGACCGCGCTCCCGGCCTCGGCGACGACGTGACGCTCGTCGAGATCGAGGGCGGCGCGCACGACCTCGTGCTGTCCCCCGAGCCGGCGCGGACGGCGTTCCTCACCGAGGTCTTCGCCTGGCTCGACGAGCGACTGCCTGCCTGAGACTGCAGGTCTGCCCGGGAGGTGACCCTCGAGAACGAGGTTGCGGCCGGTCCGGGGGGCCAGGCGACCTCAGGTCCGTTCTCGGCGGCTCACCTCGTCCGACGGGACCAACGACGGCTCGCTCGCCGGGGACACCGAGATGACGGCCCCGGCGATCACGGGCGCCGCGGTCGCGCGACGTTCGAGCGCGTCGATGCGCTCGGCGACCACGTGCTCGTCGTCGTCCCCCACGAGGTCGACGCTCGCGACCAGGTAGAGCGACCGGGGACCGACGAACTCGAGCCGCAGGTACGTGACCCGGTCGACCTCCGGGTCGGCGAGCAGCTCGCGGAGCACGGCGTCCCGGGTCGCGACCCCCGCGGGCTCGCCCACGAGGAACCGCCGGTTGCGGTCGATGAGGATCCACGAGATGACCCCGAGGATCAGGCCCACCACGATCGACCCGATCGCGTCCGGGATCGGCGAGCCCGTGACCTGGTGCAGGAAGATGCCGACGAACGCCACGACGAGGCCCATGAGGGCGGCCGCGTCCTCGGCGAACACGGCGCGCAGCGTCGGGTCGGACGTGACCAGGACGTGCTGGAGCAGGTCCCGCTCGGCCTTCTTCGCCTCCTTGCGCGCCTGGCGGTTCGCCTGGAGGAACGAGACCCCTTCCAGCACGAACGCGACCCCGAGCACCGCGTACGCGATCCCGAAGTCGTCCGCCGGCTCCGGGTGGACGAGCTCCTGGATGCCGTGCGTGATCGAGACCCCCGCCCCCACCGCGAACAGGCCGAGCGCTGCGAACATCGACCACACGTAGGCCTCGCGACCGAACCCCAGCGGGTGGTCGTGGTCGGCGGGCTTGCGCGAGCGCTTGTTCGCGAGCAGGAGGAACACCTCGTTGCCCGTGTCGGCCCACGAGTGCACGGCCTCGGCGACCATCGACGCCGAACCGGTGAGCACCGCGGCGGCCGACTTCGCGACCGCGATGAGGAGGTTCGCGCCGAAGGCGACGATCACCGTGAGTGCGCTCTCGGCGCGCTCCTCGGTCTTCACGACGCGCGGGCTGTCGGCCACAGGCCGCGTGGGGGGCTGTGCGCCGGGCGACGAGGTCATGTAGCGGGTCTATCACCGGACCTGCCGGGGCGCACGGGGGCAGGTCGCCTCAGCGGGTTCGGTCGTCTTCCTCGGCGGTCGGCCGTGCCGTCGGCCGCGCACGTGCGAGTCACACCGGTCGTGCTGTGTATTCTCAGGCCACACACGGTCACGACGGGGGTGCGTTCATGCGAGGAAGCAAGGCGGCCGGGGCTTCGGCTCTGGTGCTGGTGGCGCTGATGGCGGCTGGTTGCAGCGGCGAGAGCAGCGCCTCTCCCGGACCCCCGGAAGAGGTGGTCCAGGCGGGCGCGTCCGAGGAAGACGTGGCGCAGGACGTCGCCGCGTGCGCGGCGGTCTCCGACGTCCAGTCGATCGTGGAGAACGCCGACATCGCCCTCACCGAGGGGCGCATGGCCGTCCAGGAGCAGCAGGGCTGGTACGAGGTCGCGACACGTGTGCTGCACCGCATCCCCTCGAGCGGCGACAGTGCCGTCGGCCAGGCGGTCGCCGACCTGCAGGAGGCCGTCCCGGCGGTCGAGACGTGGACGAGGACCGAACCCGCGGTCATCAGGTCGGACGCCTGGTCCGTCGCCCTCGACGCCCTGGCCGGACCCTGCCTCGCGGTGGACTCTGAGCTGTTCACCCTCATGTTCACCGGCGGGTGAGGCATGCAGTCTGCTCTGGGTTCGACCGAAGGCCACTTCGGGCACACCGTGCGACAAAGATCTGGTCACGCGGACGAACCCCACTGAGCTGGTGCCGTTCGAGGACCTGGATCTGGCCCAGCCCTAGCACGTTCCCCTCGGTAGAGCGGTCGGGGGCGCAGGCGGCCGGTCGCGGTCACCTTCGGCGGGCGCGGCCGTCACCCTCGGCGGTCCGGCCCGTCACCCTCGGCGTCCGTCGCACGGGCCGCCGCCTCGCGGTCGGCCACGTCCTTCTTCCGGTCCGCCACGTCCTTCTCCTGGTCGGCCGCCTCCTGGTCCGCCGTGAGGTCGTCGAGCACGAGCAGGTCCGGGCGGACCTTCCCCGTCCGGTAGCCCGCCCGGCCCACCATGTGCGCGGCGACGGGGGACGTCATGAGCTGGAAGATCACGACGAGCACGAGCATGCCGACGGCCGACCAGCTCCGCAGCCGCAGCGCGAGCGCGATGAGGACGAGGATCAGCCCCAGGACCTGGGGCTTGGTCGCGGCGTGCATGCGCGCGAGAAGGTCGGGGAAGCGCACGACTCCCACGCCGGCCGCGAAGGCGAGGAACGCACCGCACAGCAGGAAGATCGCGGCGACCACGTCGGCCACCAGGGTCCAGCTCATGAACGTGCCTCCTCGGGTCCGGTCGAACCGTCGACCTCGGGGGCGGCGGCGTCCTCGACCTCGTGGAGCTTCTCGGGCTCGTGCTCGGATCCGTGCTCCGGGTCGGCGGCCATGCCGCGCTCCTCGTCCTCGGCCGCGAGGCGTTCGGCCTCCTCGGCCGCGATCTCCTCGCGCGTCTTGATGCGACGTTCGCCCTCTGGCTCGACCGAGGCGAACCGCGCGATGGTCACGGACCCGACGAAGCCGACGAGCGAGAGCACGACGAGGAGCGGGATGGTCTCGGTACGCCGCGACCACGCGGCCTCGAGCGCGATGGTGCCGACGAGGGTGGTCGTGAAGACGTCGAGCGCGATGGTGCGGTCGAGCATCGACGGGCCCTTCTCGGCCCGGACGACGGCGAGCGTCGCGGCCGAGGCGAGGAGCACGGCGCAGATCAGGACGACGACGATCATCGCTGCCCCTCCCCTCTGTCGGTGCGGCGTTCGGTCGGTGCGCCGCGGCCCGCCGGTCCACGGGCACCGGTCCCCCGCCCGCCCGACGGCGCCGCGCCAGCGGGTTCGGGCTCCTCGCCCGGGTGGTGGTAGAGCCCGGCGGCCTTGAGCTCGTCGTTCGACGCGAACGCGCGCAGCACCCGGGACTCGAGGTCGAGCGTGTCCTGGCGGACCTTGTCGGCCCCGCCCGCGGCGTCGAGGTCGAGCACGTGCAGGTAGAGCATCCCGGTGAGGCGGTGCGCCTCGATGACGAGCGAGCCGGGCACGAGCGAGCTGAGCTCCGCCGTGATGGTCATGTAGATGTCCGAGGGGTTGCGCAGGCGTACGCCCACGACGGCCCCGTGCGGGGTGTGGCGGAAGCGGAACGCCTGCATGCTGACCTGGAAGGACGCGACCACGAGGTCGGCCACGAACCGCGAGATCAGCACCAGGAGCGGCCAGGGTCGCACCGTGCCGCTCGTCGCGATCGACGGCAGCGGCATGAAGGTGATGAGCAGGCTCGCGAGGAGGACGCCCGCGAGGACGTTGCCCCACGACAGGTCGCCCCACAGCATGACCCACACGACGGTCAGCCAGGCGGCCGTGCGCCACTGCGCGACGAGACGGTTGAACCAGCCGCCCGCGAGGGGGCCTCTCCGCGCGTGCAGGCTCACGAGCCCTCACCTCCCTGCTCTTCCTCGACGAGGTCGTTCGACACTCCTTGCCCGCGACCGGAGTCGCCGGGGAACACGGCGTCGACGTACGTCGAGGGCTGCAGGAGGTTGCCCGCGGCCCGCTCGGCGTAGGAGTAGAGCGGGCCCGCCGCGAACGTGAGGGCCAGGCCGAACGCGACGAGCGCCGTCGTCGGTCCGACCATGCCGCGTGGCGTACCGGTCGACGGCAGCTCGACCGGGGCCGTCTGCCAGAACGCCTTGTTCCAGGCCTTGACGATCGCGTAGAGCGTCAGCAGCGACGTCACGACGCTGCCCACGACGAGCGCCCACGTGAGCGGCGTGCCCTGGGCGACGCCCTCCTGGAGCAGCCCGACCTTGCCGAGGAAGCCCGACAGCGGCGGGATGCCCGCGAGGTTCATCGCGGGGACGAAGAAGAGGATCGCGAGGCCCGGGGCGATCTTGGCGAGGCCGCCGAGCTTGTCGAGGGACGTGGACCCTCCCCTCCGCTCGATCAGACCCACGACGAGGAACAGCGTCGTCTGGACCGTGATGTGGTGCACGACGTAGAAGATCGACGCCGCCATCCCGGCCTCCGACGCCATCGCGATGCCGAAGATCATGTACCCGATGTGGCTGACGAGGGTGAACGAGAGCAGACGTTTGATGTCGTTCTGGGCGACGGCACCGAGGATCCCGATGACCATGGTCAGCAGCGCGAGCCACATGAGCACGGAGTCGAGCCGGTTGTCGGGGAACAGCAGCGTCTGGGTGCGGATGATCGCGTAGACGCCGACCTTGGTCAGCAACCCCGCGAACACGGCCGTGACGGGAGCGGGCGCCGTCGGGTAGGAGTCCGGGAGCCAGGCCGAGAGCGGGAAGATCGCGGCCTTGATCCCGAACGCGAGCAGCAGCAGGAGCTGGAGCGTCATGCGGACCCCGGGGTCCACGTCCGGCAGCCGCTCGGAGAGCTGCGCCAGGTTGACGGTGCCCGTCGCCGCGTAGGTCAGCGCGATCGCGACGAGGAAGATGACCGAGGACAGCAGCGCCACGACGACGTAGATCGACCCGGCGCGGATGCGTTCACCCGTGCCGCCGAGGGTCAGCAGGACGTAGGACGCCGCGAGCAGGATCTCGAAGCCCACGTACAGGTTGAACAGGTCGCCCGAGAGGAACGCGTTCGCGACCCCCGCGGCCAGGACCAGGTACGTCGGGTGGTAGATCGAGACGGGTGCTTTGTCGTGGCCGTCGGCGACGCCCTGCCCGAGCGAGTAGAGCAGGACGCACAGCAGCACGAAGCTCGACACCGTGAGCATGAGCGCGGAGAGCCGGTCGGCGACCAGGTCGATGCCGACGGGCGCGGCCCACTCCCCGACGTCGACCACGATGGGTCCGTTGTCGGCCCCGACGAGCAGGCCGATCGAGGCCGCCAGGACCAGGGACAGTGCGGCGACCGAGATGATGTGCTGGGCGCGCGGGTGGCGCCACAGCGCGAGCGCGAGGCCCGCCGCGAACAGCGGCAGGACCACGGGCAGCGGGACGAGGGTCGCGAATCCGTACGTGAGGTTCATCGGCCCTCACCTCCCCCGGCGCCGCGTCTGCCCGACGGCGGCGCGTCCTTCTCGGCACGGTTGCCGTCGCGGACGTCGGTCTCGCCGTCCCCGTCTCCGTCGGTCTCGTCGTAGACCTCGGCGGCCTCGTCGTCCAGGGTGGCCCCGCTCTCCTCGGTGTCGCTGTCCTCGAACGCCGGGGCGTTGCGCGCCGCGTGGCGCGCGACCCGGCGGTCCTCGAGGTCGTCCTGCACCTCGTCGTGACCGTGCAGCTGCCAGGACCGGTAGGCCATGGCGAGCACGAAGGCCGTGAGGCCCAGGGTGATGACGATGGCGGTCAGCACCATCGCCTGGACGAGCGGGTCGCTCATCTGGTCGGGAGGCGTCGTCCCGATGAGGGGCGCGCCCCCGGCGCGTCCACCGGCGACGAGGAACATGAGGTTCGCACCGTTGCCGATGAGGATGAAGCCGATCAGCACGCGGGTCAGGCTGCGCTCGAGGAGCAGGTAGACCCCGGTCGCGAACAGCACGCCGATCGCGAGCACGAGGATCAGGCTCGGGGTCATGTCGATG
This region of Oerskovia jenensis genomic DNA includes:
- a CDS encoding Na+/H+ antiporter subunit D; translation: MNLTYGFATLVPLPVVLPLFAAGLALALWRHPRAQHIISVAALSLVLAASIGLLVGADNGPIVVDVGEWAAPVGIDLVADRLSALMLTVSSFVLLCVLLYSLGQGVADGHDKAPVSIYHPTYLVLAAGVANAFLSGDLFNLYVGFEILLAASYVLLTLGGTGERIRAGSIYVVVALLSSVIFLVAIALTYAATGTVNLAQLSERLPDVDPGVRMTLQLLLLLAFGIKAAIFPLSAWLPDSYPTAPAPVTAVFAGLLTKVGVYAIIRTQTLLFPDNRLDSVLMWLALLTMVIGILGAVAQNDIKRLLSFTLVSHIGYMIFGIAMASEAGMAASIFYVVHHITVQTTLFLVVGLIERRGGSTSLDKLGGLAKIAPGLAILFFVPAMNLAGIPPLSGFLGKVGLLQEGVAQGTPLTWALVVGSVVTSLLTLYAIVKAWNKAFWQTAPVELPSTGTPRGMVGPTTALVAFGLALTFAAGPLYSYAERAAGNLLQPSTYVDAVFPGDSGRGQGVSNDLVEEEQGGEGS
- a CDS encoding Na+/H+ antiporter subunit E; this encodes MSLHARRGPLAGGWFNRLVAQWRTAAWLTVVWVMLWGDLSWGNVLAGVLLASLLITFMPLPSIATSGTVRPWPLLVLISRFVADLVVASFQVSMQAFRFRHTPHGAVVGVRLRNPSDIYMTITAELSSLVPGSLVIEAHRLTGMLYLHVLDLDAAGGADKVRQDTLDLESRVLRAFASNDELKAAGLYHHPGEEPEPAGAAPSGGRGTGARGPAGRGAPTERRTDRGEGQR
- the mnhG gene encoding monovalent cation/H(+) antiporter subunit G, which codes for MSWTLVADVVAAIFLLCGAFLAFAAGVGVVRFPDLLARMHAATKPQVLGLILVLIALALRLRSWSAVGMLVLVVIFQLMTSPVAAHMVGRAGYRTGKVRPDLLVLDDLTADQEAADQEKDVADRKKDVADREAAARATDAEGDGPDRRG
- a CDS encoding cation diffusion facilitator family transporter — its product is MTSSPGAQPPTRPVADSPRVVKTEERAESALTVIVAFGANLLIAVAKSAAAVLTGSASMVAEAVHSWADTGNEVFLLLANKRSRKPADHDHPLGFGREAYVWSMFAALGLFAVGAGVSITHGIQELVHPEPADDFGIAYAVLGVAFVLEGVSFLQANRQARKEAKKAERDLLQHVLVTSDPTLRAVFAEDAAALMGLVVAFVGIFLHQVTGSPIPDAIGSIVVGLILGVISWILIDRNRRFLVGEPAGVATRDAVLRELLADPEVDRVTYLRLEFVGPRSLYLVASVDLVGDDDEHVVAERIDALERRATAAPVIAGAVISVSPASEPSLVPSDEVSRRERT
- a CDS encoding monovalent cation/H+ antiporter complex subunit F produces the protein MIVVVLICAVLLASAATLAVVRAEKGPSMLDRTIALDVFTTTLVGTIALEAAWSRRTETIPLLVVLSLVGFVGSVTIARFASVEPEGERRIKTREEIAAEEAERLAAEDEERGMAADPEHGSEHEPEKLHEVEDAAAPEVDGSTGPEEARS
- a CDS encoding Na(+)/H(+) antiporter subunit C; its protein translation is MTPSLILVLAIGVLFATGVYLLLERSLTRVLIGFILIGNGANLMFLVAGGRAGGAPLIGTTPPDQMSDPLVQAMVLTAIVITLGLTAFVLAMAYRSWQLHGHDEVQDDLEDRRVARHAARNAPAFEDSDTEESGATLDDEAAEVYDETDGDGDGETDVRDGNRAEKDAPPSGRRGAGGGEGR